A window of Sphingorhabdus lacus contains these coding sequences:
- the fsa gene encoding fructose-6-phosphate aldolase → MKFFADTAEIEDIKELAATGLLDGVTTNPSLIAKSGRDFIEVTREICWLTDGPVSAEVVALDHATMMKEAEILRKIADNVCIKVPLTIDGLKTCKALTGEGTMVNVTLCFSANQALLAAKAGASFISPFVGRHDDNGFDGMQLISDIRLIYDNYDFGTEILVASVRHGIHVLEAAKIGADVMTAPPAVIKGLFKHILTDKGIEGFLADWAKTG, encoded by the coding sequence ATGAAATTTTTTGCCGACACAGCCGAAATTGAAGATATCAAGGAATTGGCGGCGACAGGTTTGCTGGATGGTGTGACGACCAATCCGTCGTTGATCGCAAAGTCGGGCCGCGACTTTATCGAGGTAACGCGCGAGATTTGCTGGCTGACCGATGGGCCAGTATCGGCCGAGGTTGTAGCGCTTGACCATGCCACGATGATGAAAGAGGCCGAGATATTGCGCAAGATTGCGGACAATGTCTGCATCAAGGTACCGCTGACCATAGATGGCCTCAAGACATGCAAGGCGCTGACAGGCGAGGGGACGATGGTCAATGTGACCTTGTGCTTTTCGGCCAATCAGGCGCTTCTGGCCGCAAAAGCAGGCGCGAGCTTTATCTCGCCCTTTGTTGGGCGGCACGACGATAACGGCTTTGACGGGATGCAGTTGATCAGCGACATCCGTCTGATTTACGACAATTATGATTTCGGCACCGAGATTTTGGTGGCGAGCGTCCGCCATGGTATCCATGTTCTTGAGGCGGCGAAGATCGGCGCTGATGTCATGACCGCACCGCCTGCCGTCATCAAGGGACTGTTCAAGCATATCCTCACCGACAA